From the genome of Mycobacterium dioxanotrophicus, one region includes:
- a CDS encoding glutamine synthetase: MASQLVAGLDGIDRGATPGEMSSDPHHDSTGQRLPISLEEAVSALEESSLFRDQLGDSLVTVLTMLKRNELKRFDQDTSNQAEHANGVSRWEHQEYFAAF, translated from the coding sequence ATGGCCTCACAGCTCGTTGCCGGACTCGATGGAATCGACCGGGGAGCTACTCCCGGCGAGATGTCGTCCGACCCACATCACGACAGCACCGGTCAGCGACTTCCGATCTCGTTGGAGGAAGCCGTTTCTGCCCTCGAGGAAAGCTCACTTTTTCGAGACCAGCTTGGGGACTCACTGGTGACGGTGCTGACGATGCTGAAGCGCAACGAACTCAAGCGTTTCGACCAGGACACGTCAAATCAAGCCGAGCATGCCAATGGTGTCTCCCGTTGGGAGCACCAGGAGTACTTCGCGGCGTTCTGA
- a CDS encoding IS1380 family transposase, which yields MQVSHTFGPDSAVFDEDNLVSCAGLVPVMALAEQAGLTRLLDNKIHIESTRVKSGAANPAPKLATLIAGMCAGADYIDDVDLVRAGGMKTLFERVYAPSTVGTLLREFTFGHARQLDSVLAEHLAGLCERVDLLPGSDVRAFVDIDSLVRPVYGHAKQGASYGHTKIAGKQVLRKGLSPLVTTLSTDTAAPVVTGIRLRAGKANSGKGAARMVAQALTTARAAGVSGQITVRGDSAYGSRAVIRVCRRYGAVFSLVLTRNTAVQRAINAIPEDTWTPVRYPGAVHDPETGAWISDAEVAETSYTMAESDGYEAVTARLIVRRVKDATQPEDGLFPIWRYHPFFTNTTELATDADITHRRHAIIETTFADLIDGPLAHIPSGRFGANSAWAICAAIAHNLLRAAATLAGIRHRTARGATLRCHLVNVPARLARPQRKPILHLPTHWPWESSWTTLWHNIIGHRSSA from the coding sequence GTGCAAGTGTCCCACACGTTCGGTCCCGACTCCGCTGTGTTCGACGAGGACAATCTCGTGTCGTGTGCCGGCCTGGTCCCGGTGATGGCTTTGGCCGAGCAAGCCGGCCTGACACGGTTGTTGGACAACAAGATTCACATTGAGTCGACGCGGGTCAAGTCCGGTGCGGCCAACCCGGCCCCGAAACTGGCCACCCTGATCGCGGGCATGTGCGCCGGTGCGGACTACATCGACGATGTCGACCTGGTCCGCGCCGGCGGCATGAAGACCCTGTTCGAGCGCGTGTATGCCCCTTCGACTGTGGGAACCCTGCTGCGGGAGTTCACCTTCGGTCACGCCCGCCAACTCGATTCGGTGCTGGCCGAGCATTTGGCTGGTCTCTGTGAGCGGGTGGATCTGCTCCCGGGATCGGATGTACGCGCCTTTGTTGATATCGACTCCCTGGTACGCCCGGTCTACGGACACGCCAAACAGGGCGCCTCCTACGGGCACACCAAGATCGCCGGCAAACAGGTCCTGCGCAAAGGGCTGTCCCCGCTGGTCACCACCTTGAGCACCGACACCGCCGCGCCGGTGGTCACCGGCATCCGGTTACGGGCCGGGAAAGCCAACTCCGGTAAAGGGGCCGCCCGGATGGTCGCCCAAGCCTTGACCACCGCCCGTGCGGCCGGGGTCAGCGGACAGATCACGGTGCGCGGTGACAGTGCCTACGGATCACGGGCGGTGATCCGGGTGTGCCGCCGCTACGGGGCGGTGTTCTCCCTGGTGCTGACCCGCAACACCGCCGTGCAACGCGCCATCAATGCGATTCCCGAGGACACGTGGACCCCGGTGCGGTACCCGGGTGCAGTCCATGACCCCGAGACTGGGGCCTGGATCTCTGATGCTGAGGTCGCTGAAACCAGCTACACCATGGCCGAATCGGACGGCTATGAGGCGGTCACCGCCCGCTTGATCGTGCGCCGCGTCAAGGACGCCACCCAACCCGAAGACGGTCTGTTCCCGATCTGGCGGTATCACCCGTTTTTCACCAACACCACCGAGCTGGCCACCGACGCCGATATCACCCACCGCCGCCACGCCATCATCGAAACGACCTTCGCCGACCTCATCGACGGCCCCCTGGCCCACATCCCTTCAGGACGTTTCGGCGCCAACAGTGCCTGGGCCATCTGCGCGGCCATCGCCCACAATCTGCTGCGCGCCGCAGCGACGCTGGCCGGCATCCGTCATCGCACCGCGCGCGGGGCCACGCTGCGTTGCCACCTGGTCAACGTCCCGGCCCGCCTGGCCCGCCCCCAACGCAAACCGATCCTGCACCTACCCACCCACTGGCCCTGGGAATCCTCCTGGACCACACTGTGGCACAACATCATCGGTCACCGATCCAGCGCCTGA
- a CDS encoding aromatic amino acid transaminase, which translates to MLELIESVAIDPLWAVANRLQRDTRPDVLDLVVGVYRDRSGATPVMGAVAEAERRLTENGLTKAYRGLSGNVEFNQLMTQWVLGDVDVASRAYAMQTIAGTGALRLLADFIASTTPSATVWLSSPSYVNHQPIMMRAGLRVRYYPYVNSDGCLDLDGMLAAFECAEAGDVVLIQGCCHNPTGVDLSDAAWVAVTDTILKKRLLPLVDIAYVGLGDGIDADLAGLRYMIARVPEALVAVSCSKNFGLYCERAGCCIVVGSSGAVARAASPILESIARVNYSMPPDHGSAVVAAILSDVNLREMWVTELDGMRSHIRENRVALGLAFGAEVSKALQSVAHHRGMFSLLPLSKSQMNSLAEHFGIYGTTSGRINVAGIRPIDVERIANAILRVDRLHVRAIQQQS; encoded by the coding sequence ATGCTTGAACTAATCGAGTCCGTAGCAATTGATCCGCTTTGGGCAGTCGCCAACCGGCTGCAACGAGACACCCGACCCGATGTGCTCGACCTTGTGGTTGGTGTGTATCGCGACAGGAGCGGTGCCACTCCCGTGATGGGCGCAGTCGCTGAGGCCGAACGTAGACTCACCGAGAATGGACTGACAAAGGCCTATCGTGGGCTTTCTGGCAACGTTGAGTTCAACCAGCTGATGACCCAGTGGGTACTCGGAGATGTCGACGTCGCGAGCCGCGCCTATGCGATGCAGACCATCGCCGGCACCGGGGCTCTCCGACTGTTGGCCGACTTTATCGCCTCGACAACGCCGTCTGCTACCGTCTGGCTGAGCTCACCCTCCTACGTCAACCATCAACCGATCATGATGCGCGCGGGACTTCGCGTCCGCTACTACCCGTACGTCAATAGCGACGGTTGCCTCGACCTAGACGGCATGCTCGCCGCATTCGAGTGCGCCGAGGCAGGTGATGTCGTGTTAATACAGGGCTGTTGCCACAACCCGACAGGCGTCGACCTTTCGGATGCCGCGTGGGTCGCTGTGACCGACACGATCCTTAAAAAGCGGTTGCTACCCCTGGTGGATATCGCATACGTGGGCCTCGGTGATGGGATCGACGCCGACCTGGCAGGCCTGCGATACATGATTGCAAGAGTTCCAGAAGCCCTGGTCGCGGTGAGTTGCTCAAAGAACTTTGGCCTCTATTGCGAGCGGGCAGGATGCTGCATCGTCGTTGGATCCAGCGGGGCGGTGGCTCGTGCAGCTTCTCCGATTCTGGAGAGCATTGCTAGAGTGAACTATTCAATGCCGCCCGACCACGGAAGCGCTGTAGTAGCGGCAATACTGTCGGACGTCAACCTTAGAGAAATGTGGGTCACAGAACTAGACGGTATGCGATCGCATATCAGAGAGAACCGGGTCGCACTGGGTTTGGCATTCGGTGCGGAAGTTTCCAAAGCGCTGCAGTCCGTCGCTCACCACCGGGGAATGTTCTCCCTATTACCGCTGTCGAAGTCCCAGATGAATTCTCTTGCAGAACACTTCGGAATCTACGGGACGACGTCGGGGCGAATCAACGTAGCTGGAATCCGGCCCATTGACGTTGAGCGCATCGCGAATGCGATCTTGAGGGTAGACCGATTGCATGTGAGGGCGATCCAACAGCAGAGCTAG
- a CDS encoding DMT family transporter produces MATAPEGPAADETQPDRALFGYAAMGLTVAVWAAFALSIRFIEVSEMAAGEVALIRFAVPMVVLLPWLPSRWRTICRIRWSIAAMIFVGAGLPYFLTASWGGSLSTAIFVGALIPGLVPVFALALALTRAGRKATTYEISGAVVITCGVGGLLSNPLSNANMTLLFGASILVAASMMWSMYTTALSATDLDAVGCTLLLSIPSAVVTFILLAIGVLPGNLQGVFTHDAIVFVLVQGLGVGVIANLSYRYAIRTIGAQRSSVLGSLSPVATVLLAVPLLGEKPTEAVVFGVVLIVVGVALSYVRSKSKREINA; encoded by the coding sequence ATGGCTACCGCCCCGGAGGGCCCCGCAGCCGATGAGACTCAACCCGACCGCGCGTTGTTCGGTTATGCCGCAATGGGTTTGACGGTGGCCGTATGGGCTGCATTCGCATTGAGTATCCGATTCATTGAGGTATCAGAAATGGCCGCGGGCGAGGTTGCGTTAATCCGCTTTGCTGTCCCCATGGTGGTGTTGTTGCCGTGGCTCCCCTCTCGGTGGCGGACGATTTGTCGTATTCGATGGAGTATCGCAGCGATGATCTTTGTGGGAGCGGGACTCCCGTACTTTCTCACCGCGTCCTGGGGCGGTTCGTTGAGTACCGCCATCTTTGTCGGGGCGCTCATTCCAGGCCTGGTCCCGGTATTCGCCCTCGCTCTCGCTCTGACGCGCGCTGGCCGTAAAGCGACCACGTATGAAATCAGCGGCGCTGTGGTCATTACTTGCGGTGTCGGCGGATTGCTATCTAATCCCCTGTCGAATGCTAATATGACATTGCTCTTCGGAGCCTCGATTCTGGTTGCAGCAAGCATGATGTGGTCGATGTACACAACTGCGCTTAGTGCAACAGATTTGGACGCAGTCGGATGCACGTTGCTTTTGAGTATCCCATCGGCGGTGGTCACGTTCATTTTGCTGGCTATAGGTGTCCTGCCCGGCAATCTTCAAGGTGTATTCACCCACGACGCAATCGTGTTCGTGCTGGTACAAGGCCTCGGAGTCGGAGTCATAGCGAATTTGTCCTACCGGTATGCGATCCGCACGATAGGTGCCCAACGCAGTTCCGTTCTGGGGTCGCTTAGTCCGGTCGCTACCGTTCTCCTCGCGGTGCCTCTACTCGGCGAGAAGCCGACGGAGGCAGTTGTGTTCGGCGTTGTGCTGATAGTTGTCGGAGTTGCGTTGTCCTATGTTCGATCGAAGAGTAAAAGAGAAATAAATGCTTGA
- a CDS encoding Lrp/AsnC family transcriptional regulator, translating to MDDLDQAIVRELQQNGRITNQELADRVGLTASPCLRRVKQLETAGVITGYTAVVDPRALGMSITAFVRIRLDRHSQDAVDAFESAIRLIENVLECFVVTGESDYLLRIVVTNLEQYERVIRTRLQRLPGITSIDSSFTFGQIKQTFVYPPIAQQGM from the coding sequence ATGGACGACTTAGACCAAGCCATCGTGCGGGAGTTGCAGCAGAACGGCCGGATAACTAATCAAGAGTTAGCGGATCGGGTAGGTTTGACGGCATCGCCATGTTTGCGACGCGTCAAACAGCTCGAAACGGCAGGGGTCATTACCGGCTATACAGCAGTAGTGGATCCCCGAGCTTTAGGTATGTCCATCACCGCTTTCGTGCGAATTCGCTTGGATAGACATTCACAGGATGCGGTCGATGCATTCGAATCGGCAATCCGGCTCATCGAGAACGTCCTGGAATGTTTCGTTGTCACTGGCGAGAGTGACTACTTGCTGCGAATTGTGGTCACAAACCTCGAGCAGTACGAGCGAGTAATCCGAACCCGACTCCAACGTCTGCCCGGAATTACTTCCATCGATTCCAGCTTTACGTTCGGACAGATCAAACAGACTTTCGTGTATCCACCGATTGCCCAGCAAGGGATGTGA